A stretch of DNA from Oculatellaceae cyanobacterium:
CCAGTTTGAAGCGTCATGGTGTGAGTGATGAAGTCATTCAAGAGGCGCTTGGTGAGGTCGCTCAGCGTTAACCTAAATTCTGAAGCGCAGTCCAATTTCTCCGTTTTATCAATCAGTAACTTTAAATTAATAATGACATCCACCCCCACAACGATCGCACCCTTAAGCTGGTCAGAACTAGAAACCCTCACCGACTATCAAGTAGATACCATCAATGGGTCTACCAATGCTCAAGCTTGTTTGCGCTTATTTGGCATGAGCGAATCTGATGTACGGGTAACTCTATACCGCGACTACCACGCCTGGTGTCCTTACTGTCAAAAAGTTTGGTTGTGGCTGGAGGAAAAGCAGATTCCCTACCGCATCAAAAAAGTCACAATGTTTTGCTACGGGGAGAAAGAAAGCTGGTATAAACGTATAGTGCGATCGGGTATGCTACCAGCCCTTGAGCTAGACGGTCGCTTGATCACGGAAAGTGATGACATCTTGCTCGCTCTGGAACAAGCCTTTGGTGCTTTAGCTCTTAGCATGGAAGACCCCAAAGTAATCCCTCTACGGCGCTTGGAGCGACTTTTATTTAGAGCTTGGTGTTCTTGGCTTTGTTATCCTACAAGGTCTTCTAGGGAAGAACAGCATAACCGAGATCAATTCAAAGCAGTAGTAGCCAAGGTAGAAGAGGCTTTAGGCAGTACTCCTAGCCCTTATTTTTTAGATGGGTTCAGCACCGTAGATGTAATATTTACGCCCTATGTAGAGCGCATGAATGCCAGTCTTTACTATTACAAAGGGTACTCTTTACGGGAGGAAAACCCACGTTTAGCAGACTGGTTTGCGGCTATGGAAAGCCGACCTACTTATCGCGGCACTCAAAGCGACTTTCATACCCACGTACATGATTTACCACCCCAGATGGGAGGATGCTGGGAAAACGGCGAACCTCAGATGCTGATTAATAAGGCAAAGGTGGATCATGGTTCCTGGTTTGAGCTACCTGATGTAACTTATTCAGAACCAGAAAATTCCCGTAAGGAAGCACTGCACCGTGTAATTAAGCACCGAGCCAATATTATTAAAGTAAATCCTGCCGATGACAAATTATTTGATGAAGCTTTGCGTTGTGCCTTAACTTATATGATGACAGGCAAAGTTTGTACGCCACCATCGGGTTCTGATGTTGCTTTGCGATATTTGCGCGATCGCATTAGCGTACCTAGAGATATGTCTATCTACGCCGCCAAGCGACTCAGAGAAGCTTTAGAAGCAACCG
This window harbors:
- a CDS encoding glutathione S-transferase family protein, encoding MTSTPTTIAPLSWSELETLTDYQVDTINGSTNAQACLRLFGMSESDVRVTLYRDYHAWCPYCQKVWLWLEEKQIPYRIKKVTMFCYGEKESWYKRIVRSGMLPALELDGRLITESDDILLALEQAFGALALSMEDPKVIPLRRLERLLFRAWCSWLCYPTRSSREEQHNRDQFKAVVAKVEEALGSTPSPYFLDGFSTVDVIFTPYVERMNASLYYYKGYSLREENPRLADWFAAMESRPTYRGTQSDFHTHVHDLPPQMGGCWENGEPQMLINKAKVDHGSWFELPDVTYSEPENSRKEALHRVIKHRANIIKVNPADDKLFDEALRCALTYMMTGKVCTPPSGSDVALRYLRDRISVPRDMSIYAAKRLREALEATAAIAGNNQSTPIPFNHRRDQNPANFAKN